From Synechococcus sp. A10-1-5-1, a single genomic window includes:
- a CDS encoding Nif11-like leader peptide family RiPP precursor produces the protein MANPQLETFLQTAKGDPALLERLSSCQNLDAIAELGAQQGFQFSGVDLVKHQAEATLRLSRDDLEAAAAGVELEGHLWLMRIVWR, from the coding sequence ATGGCCAATCCCCAACTTGAGACCTTCCTCCAAACAGCGAAAGGCGATCCCGCCTTGCTGGAGCGCTTGAGCAGCTGCCAGAACCTCGATGCCATCGCCGAACTCGGGGCCCAGCAGGGGTTCCAATTCAGCGGCGTGGATCTGGTGAAGCACCAGGCCGAAGCCACCCTGCGTCTGAGCCGGGATGATCTCGAAGCAGCGGCAGCTGGGGTGGAACTCGAAGGACACCTCTGGCTCATGAGGATTGTCTGGAGGTAA
- a CDS encoding VOC family protein, which yields MSTLPQVANVGFSCSDAETLAHFYEQHLGCRRVESVEIHGGPYAELIGLAGSRLRLHRLQLGEEQLELTEVLKLGPELRPGRPIPQDSRSCDLWFQHICVVVADMAQAAAPISAKVQAGVLQAISKAPQTLPAWNQAAAGIQAYKFHDPEGHCLELLQFPKGKGDARWHPDHPGRTFLGIDHSAIANANTDRSAAFYGELLGLRFGGDGVNHGLEQDQLDGLEGTQVHISAHRCPRGAGIECLNYIEPTGGRPIPADQSAADIAHWQIRLQVSDLNSISQGLEAFGGSLVSGGIHTLSSDQASVLGFRRGLQVRDPDGHQLQLVSTD from the coding sequence ATGAGCACTCTCCCCCAGGTCGCCAACGTCGGCTTCAGCTGCAGCGATGCTGAAACCCTGGCTCACTTTTACGAACAGCATCTGGGCTGCCGCCGAGTGGAGTCGGTTGAGATCCATGGCGGTCCCTATGCAGAACTGATCGGCTTAGCCGGCAGCCGCTTGCGTCTGCATCGCCTGCAACTGGGCGAGGAGCAACTTGAATTAACTGAGGTACTGAAACTGGGACCAGAGCTACGGCCAGGACGGCCGATTCCACAGGACTCAAGAAGTTGTGACCTTTGGTTCCAACACATCTGCGTCGTGGTCGCCGACATGGCTCAAGCGGCCGCCCCGATCAGCGCCAAGGTCCAAGCCGGCGTGCTGCAGGCCATCTCCAAGGCCCCGCAAACCCTGCCCGCATGGAACCAGGCAGCGGCCGGAATTCAGGCCTACAAATTCCATGACCCGGAAGGGCACTGCCTCGAGCTGCTGCAGTTCCCCAAGGGCAAAGGGGATGCCCGCTGGCATCCAGACCACCCGGGGAGAACCTTCCTGGGCATTGATCACAGCGCCATCGCCAACGCCAATACCGACCGCAGTGCGGCGTTCTACGGGGAACTGCTCGGACTGCGCTTCGGGGGCGATGGAGTCAACCATGGTCTGGAGCAGGACCAGCTCGATGGCCTGGAGGGAACGCAGGTCCACATCAGTGCCCACCGCTGCCCAAGGGGAGCGGGCATCGAATGCCTGAACTACATCGAGCCCACCGGGGGCCGGCCCATCCCGGCGGATCAATCAGCAGCGGACATCGCCCACTGGCAAATCCGCCTGCAAGTCTCTGATCTGAATTCAATCAGCCAAGGCCTCGAAGCTTTCGGCGGGTCTCTCGTTTCCGGCGGTATCCACACCCTGAGCAGCGATCAGGCATCTGTTTTGGGGTTTCGGAGGGGCCTGCAGGTGCGTGATCCAGACGGCCACCAACTGCAACTGGTGAGTACGGACTAG
- a CDS encoding GMC family oxidoreductase: MFDAQLQKPDRQDFDVVIIGSGAGGGTLARVLAPTGLRILILERGDWLPQEPENWDAEAVFQKGRYVSKDIWYDGKGQPFQPGSHYFVGGATKMYGAHHFRLRQRDFEQLQHRDGVSPAWPLRYSDFEPYYQKAEEMYHVHGLRGEDPTDPPSSAPYPHPPISHEPRIQQLADDLRSAGLNPFHAPSGVMLNEANMEISRCRRCNNCDGFPCLVHAKGDAEVCGVRPALKQSSNVSLLTRAEVKRLVTNSEGTAVTAVEVERDGEQLSYRGDLVVVSCGAANSARLLLMSANDRHPRGVANGSDQLGRNYMFHNSKAAVALSHEPNPTVFQKTISINDWYFGDADYDYPMGNIQMTGKTRGAIMKGYAPLETFLVPGWTMDKIAEHALDFWVSTEDLPDPNNRVTIDAGGHIHLNYKVNNQTSADRLWGRLQGILDKLYLKKHLVERQVYIKNGMGIAAVGHQAGTCRFGTDPASSVLDVHCKAHELDNLYVVDTSFFPSIGAVNPSLTAIANAIRVGEHLQARLKT; this comes from the coding sequence GTGTTCGACGCACAACTGCAAAAGCCCGATCGCCAAGACTTTGACGTGGTGATTATTGGCAGTGGTGCAGGTGGCGGCACCCTGGCACGCGTGCTGGCGCCCACGGGACTGAGGATCCTGATCCTGGAGCGGGGGGATTGGCTACCCCAGGAGCCCGAGAATTGGGATGCCGAGGCCGTCTTTCAGAAGGGCCGCTATGTCTCCAAAGACATCTGGTACGACGGCAAAGGACAACCCTTTCAACCCGGTAGCCATTACTTCGTGGGCGGCGCCACCAAGATGTATGGCGCCCATCACTTCCGCCTGCGGCAGCGGGATTTTGAGCAGCTCCAGCACCGTGATGGAGTCTCCCCGGCTTGGCCCCTGCGCTACAGCGACTTTGAGCCTTATTACCAAAAGGCCGAGGAGATGTATCACGTCCATGGCCTCCGTGGAGAGGACCCCACCGACCCCCCAAGCTCAGCGCCCTATCCCCATCCGCCGATCTCCCATGAACCGCGGATTCAGCAGCTCGCCGATGATCTGCGCTCGGCTGGATTGAATCCCTTTCATGCCCCCAGTGGCGTGATGCTCAATGAAGCCAACATGGAGATCAGCCGTTGCAGGCGCTGCAATAACTGCGATGGTTTTCCTTGCCTGGTGCACGCCAAAGGTGATGCCGAGGTCTGTGGTGTGAGGCCGGCTCTCAAGCAGAGCAGCAATGTCTCGCTGTTGACCCGTGCTGAGGTGAAGCGCCTAGTGACCAATTCAGAGGGAACGGCGGTCACGGCCGTCGAGGTGGAACGCGATGGTGAACAGCTCAGCTACCGCGGGGATCTGGTGGTGGTGAGTTGCGGGGCGGCCAACAGCGCCCGGTTGCTCCTGATGTCGGCCAATGATCGCCATCCCCGGGGGGTGGCCAATGGCTCCGATCAGCTGGGCCGCAACTACATGTTCCACAACAGCAAGGCCGCTGTTGCGCTCTCCCATGAGCCCAATCCCACGGTCTTCCAGAAAACAATCTCGATCAACGATTGGTATTTCGGAGATGCTGATTACGACTACCCGATGGGCAATATTCAAATGACGGGAAAAACCCGTGGCGCGATCATGAAGGGCTATGCCCCACTGGAAACCTTCTTGGTCCCCGGCTGGACGATGGACAAAATCGCCGAGCACGCCCTGGATTTTTGGGTGTCAACCGAGGACCTTCCCGATCCCAACAACAGGGTGACCATCGATGCCGGTGGCCACATCCATCTGAACTACAAGGTCAACAACCAGACTTCAGCGGATCGTCTTTGGGGCCGACTGCAGGGGATCCTCGACAAGCTCTACTTGAAGAAGCACCTGGTGGAGCGCCAGGTCTACATCAAGAACGGAATGGGGATTGCTGCCGTTGGGCATCAAGCCGGAACCTGCCGGTTTGGCACCGACCCAGCCAGCTCGGTTCTGGATGTCCATTGCAAGGCCCATGAACTCGACAACCTGTATGTCGTCGATACGAGCTTTTTCCCCAGCATTGGGGCAGTGAATCCTTCCCTCACCGCCATCGCCAATGCCATTCGTGTGGGCGAGCACCTCCAGGCTCGCCTGAAGACCTAG
- a CDS encoding DoxX family protein, with translation MDLTLVNLLVPDAPAGLAPSPIAEASLLVLRVFTGICFIRHGWPKLKNLQTWSQMLGTPAWLCFLSAGSMWAGGIALVAGLLTPIAAFGILVSMAYAMVLEMRSGIPFVAVDPYLIPEGDYAGPLGVGEPPSWEKAAMYVVMCGVLIGCGGGFFSLDHAITEQVLQTGLTL, from the coding sequence GTGGACCTCACCCTGGTGAATTTGCTGGTGCCAGATGCACCCGCGGGTCTTGCCCCATCACCCATCGCGGAAGCCTCCTTGCTGGTGCTGCGGGTCTTCACGGGGATCTGCTTCATCCGCCATGGCTGGCCGAAGCTGAAGAACCTGCAGACCTGGTCGCAAATGCTGGGCACCCCAGCCTGGCTCTGCTTTCTCTCGGCCGGATCGATGTGGGCCGGCGGCATCGCACTGGTGGCGGGACTCCTGACCCCCATTGCGGCCTTTGGAATTCTGGTCTCGATGGCCTACGCCATGGTGCTGGAGATGAGAAGTGGGATCCCCTTTGTCGCGGTTGACCCCTATCTGATTCCTGAAGGTGACTATGCCGGCCCCCTGGGTGTTGGCGAGCCCCCCAGCTGGGAGAAAGCAGCGATGTACGTCGTGATGTGTGGCGTCCTGATCGGGTGCGGCGGCGGCTTTTTCTCGCTGGACCACGCCATTACCGAGCAGGTGCTCCAAACCGGCCTCACCCTCTAG
- a CDS encoding heme-binding protein — translation MRIVPTLELADCRRIAAVAETMAIQHQATVSLAICDAGGHPLLLIRLDGASPSSASVAMAKARMAALNGKPTADQEAAINGHRPALLQLAGVFKESAVAMGGGLPLLVQGLCIGAIGVSGMTPDLDAAIAASAASALGETA, via the coding sequence ATGCGTATTGTCCCCACCCTGGAGCTTGCTGACTGCCGCCGCATCGCCGCGGTAGCCGAGACGATGGCCATCCAACATCAGGCCACGGTGAGCCTGGCGATCTGCGATGCCGGCGGCCACCCTCTCCTCCTGATCCGCCTCGATGGAGCCAGTCCCTCCAGCGCCTCGGTCGCCATGGCCAAAGCACGCATGGCCGCCCTCAACGGCAAACCAACAGCCGATCAAGAAGCAGCCATCAACGGCCATCGGCCTGCACTCCTGCAGCTGGCGGGAGTCTTCAAAGAGTCAGCCGTCGCCATGGGCGGTGGTCTTCCCCTGCTGGTTCAAGGGCTCTGCATCGGTGCCATCGGGGTCTCAGGCATGACGCCCGATCTCGATGCAGCGATTGCTGCATCGGCGGCCTCGGCCCTTGGGGAGACAGCATGA
- a CDS encoding glucosidase, whose translation MAERDQDQVPWALWGSYLPERQWGTVREDYSADGNAWSSFPHDHARSRAYRWGEDGLLGICDSECRLCFSLALWNGLDPILKERPFGLANGEGNHGEDLKDYYFHLANTPTHSFMRGLYKYPQQRFPYEDLIAENARRGRDEPEYELVDTGIFDESRYFDVFIEYAKRSPRDLAIRLRVINRGDQAAPLTLLPTLWLRNTWSWGYPDEREQPMQLQGDALQAQVGGGLGSYRLHCRNEGRWIFTDNETNTERLYQQPNVRPYQKDGFHRYLIDSEQSAINSQQRGTKAARLLQRTLQPGEEWQVDLRLMAEDEAGGEEAFGPQTDALFVQREREWQEFFAERVPNLSKEDRLIHSSAAAGLLWCKKYYGWSVLRWLDGDPTSPLPPAERWATDNAEWQRLHAHDVISMPDAWEYPYFCQWDLMFHAVAFAVFDPATAKQQAMVLRTPHYTAPNAQTPAYEWALSDPNPPIGAWAAMRIFQIERKQNDEGDLSFLHSALRKLILEYGWWANRNDRGGDNLFEGGFLGLDNIAVFDRRYPLADGSRIEQCDGTAWMASLSLNLLNISVELTRTEPEYADIAERFVYDFVQLALTLNLPGNRGYLNWDEQDGFYYDVIKRPDGSTEYLRTRSVSGLIPLLAVASFDVETVKRLPVLDVTQSLKWFLHERTSPEWLLEQFGQWRHDRLLFSLVPEQRLRRICERLFDESEFLSPYGIRALSKVYEDHPYTFTEGSETQTLGYSPADSPVAMFGGNSNWRGPVWIPINFLLIESLQKFGHYYGDDLKVEFPTGSGRWLNLWDVSLELQRRLVNLFRRDASGQRPFLGDVELFQNDPHWRDLMLFNEYFHGDNGRGVGASHQTGWTAMVCKMINQLSRYPAPGAPSSQTADSP comes from the coding sequence ATGGCGGAGCGCGATCAGGACCAGGTGCCCTGGGCCCTCTGGGGTAGCTATCTGCCGGAGCGCCAATGGGGAACGGTACGGGAGGACTACTCCGCCGACGGCAATGCCTGGAGCTCCTTCCCCCATGACCACGCTCGTTCTCGGGCCTATCGCTGGGGTGAGGACGGGCTACTGGGGATCTGCGATTCCGAGTGCCGGCTTTGTTTCTCCCTAGCGCTTTGGAATGGCCTGGATCCGATCCTCAAGGAAAGGCCATTTGGCTTGGCTAACGGGGAGGGGAACCACGGGGAGGATCTCAAGGATTACTACTTCCACCTCGCCAATACCCCCACCCACAGCTTCATGCGTGGGCTCTACAAGTACCCGCAGCAGCGTTTTCCCTACGAGGACCTGATCGCGGAGAATGCACGGCGCGGCCGCGATGAACCCGAATACGAACTCGTTGACACCGGCATTTTTGACGAGAGCCGGTACTTCGATGTCTTCATTGAGTACGCCAAGCGCTCACCTCGGGACCTGGCGATTCGCCTTCGCGTGATCAACCGCGGCGATCAGGCGGCTCCCCTGACCCTGCTCCCCACCCTCTGGCTGCGCAACACCTGGAGCTGGGGCTATCCCGATGAGCGTGAGCAGCCGATGCAGCTGCAGGGTGATGCGCTGCAGGCCCAGGTTGGCGGCGGCCTCGGCAGCTATCGACTCCACTGTCGCAACGAGGGGCGTTGGATTTTTACCGACAACGAGACCAACACGGAACGTCTCTATCAGCAGCCGAATGTTCGGCCGTATCAAAAAGATGGTTTCCATCGCTACCTGATCGACTCCGAGCAGTCGGCGATCAATTCCCAGCAACGGGGGACCAAGGCGGCTCGGCTGTTGCAGCGGACCCTGCAGCCCGGTGAGGAGTGGCAGGTGGACCTGCGCCTGATGGCTGAGGACGAGGCGGGCGGCGAGGAGGCCTTTGGCCCGCAGACCGATGCGCTCTTTGTGCAGCGGGAGCGGGAATGGCAGGAGTTCTTCGCGGAGCGGGTCCCGAACCTCTCCAAGGAGGACCGCCTGATCCACAGCAGTGCCGCGGCGGGGTTGCTCTGGTGCAAGAAGTACTACGGCTGGAGCGTGTTGCGCTGGCTCGATGGCGATCCGACCTCGCCGCTCCCTCCTGCTGAGCGGTGGGCAACGGACAACGCGGAATGGCAGCGGCTCCACGCCCACGATGTGATTTCGATGCCGGATGCCTGGGAATACCCCTACTTCTGCCAGTGGGACTTGATGTTCCACGCGGTGGCCTTTGCGGTGTTTGACCCGGCGACGGCCAAGCAGCAGGCGATGGTGCTTCGCACCCCCCACTACACGGCCCCCAACGCCCAGACCCCTGCCTACGAGTGGGCGCTCTCCGATCCCAATCCCCCCATTGGCGCCTGGGCGGCGATGCGGATCTTTCAGATTGAGCGCAAACAGAACGATGAGGGTGACCTCAGCTTTCTGCATTCAGCCCTGCGCAAGCTGATCCTGGAATACGGCTGGTGGGCCAACCGCAATGACCGTGGTGGCGACAACCTGTTTGAGGGGGGCTTCCTCGGGCTCGACAACATCGCGGTGTTTGATCGGCGCTATCCCTTGGCCGATGGCAGCCGTATTGAACAGTGCGATGGCACAGCCTGGATGGCCTCCTTGAGCCTGAACCTGCTCAACATCAGCGTGGAGCTGACCCGCACGGAGCCTGAGTACGCCGACATCGCGGAGCGGTTCGTCTATGACTTTGTTCAGCTGGCGCTGACGCTGAACCTGCCTGGCAATCGCGGTTACCTGAATTGGGACGAGCAGGACGGCTTCTATTACGACGTCATCAAACGGCCGGATGGCTCCACGGAATACCTGCGGACGCGCTCGGTCTCCGGCTTGATCCCGCTGCTGGCGGTAGCCAGTTTTGACGTCGAGACGGTGAAGCGGCTACCGGTACTGGATGTCACCCAGAGTCTGAAATGGTTCTTGCATGAACGCACCAGCCCTGAGTGGTTGCTGGAGCAATTCGGCCAATGGCGCCATGACCGTCTGCTGTTTTCCCTGGTGCCGGAGCAGCGCTTGCGTCGGATCTGTGAGCGTCTCTTTGACGAGTCGGAATTCCTCTCGCCCTATGGCATTCGTGCCCTCTCCAAGGTCTACGAAGACCATCCCTACACCTTTACTGAGGGGAGCGAGACCCAAACCCTGGGCTACAGCCCAGCGGACAGTCCGGTGGCGATGTTTGGCGGCAACTCCAATTGGCGTGGTCCTGTGTGGATTCCGATCAACTTCCTCTTGATTGAGTCCCTGCAGAAGTTTGGTCATTACTACGGGGATGACCTGAAGGTGGAGTTCCCCACGGGCTCAGGGCGTTGGCTGAACCTTTGGGATGTCTCCCTGGAATTGCAGCGTCGTTTGGTCAATCTCTTCCGCCGTGATGCCTCCGGCCAGCGGCCGTTCTTGGGCGATGTGGAGCTGTTCCAAAACGATCCCCATTGGCGGGATTTGATGCTGTTTAACGAGTACTTCCACGGTGACAACGGCCGTGGAGTTGGAGCGAGTCACCAAACCGGCTGGACGGCGATGGTCTGCAAGATGATTAATCAGTTGAGCCGTTATCCCGCACCAGGCGCGCCTTCATCACAAACAGCGGACAGCCCTTGA
- a CDS encoding SMP-30/gluconolactonase/LRE family protein encodes MPTSKPSHWTEAYDPRFEELVLFNAELEQLAAGFRWVEGPVWFGDQRCLLFNDIPNNRTLRWSEEHGVSTFLEPSDFANGQTRDLQGRLIQCHHRSRSLTRLEHNGSTTTLIQEAQGRRLNAPNDLVVKNDGSIWFSDPLYGLLNDYEGGRQDSEQPPALYRLDPESGVAAVVATDFDGPNGLAFSPNEQLLYVAESGAPGASKPRRYIRRFAVNGDGQTLRGGEVFHKISSGWADGFRVDEAGNLWCGAADGVHVIAPDGALIGKVLVPQRVSNLCFGDRFGSRLFICASTAIYSLFTGTRGATWQR; translated from the coding sequence ATGCCGACCTCAAAACCCAGTCACTGGACTGAGGCCTATGACCCTCGATTTGAGGAGCTGGTGCTCTTCAACGCTGAACTGGAGCAGCTCGCGGCTGGCTTCCGCTGGGTTGAGGGCCCGGTGTGGTTTGGAGATCAGCGCTGCCTTCTGTTCAATGACATTCCCAATAACCGCACCCTGCGCTGGAGCGAAGAGCATGGGGTCAGCACGTTTTTGGAGCCTTCGGACTTCGCCAACGGCCAGACCCGCGATCTCCAGGGTCGGCTCATCCAATGCCATCACCGCAGCCGCTCGCTGACCCGACTTGAGCACAACGGCAGCACCACAACCCTGATCCAAGAAGCCCAGGGCCGTCGCCTCAATGCACCCAACGACCTTGTGGTGAAAAACGACGGCTCCATCTGGTTCAGCGATCCGCTCTATGGCTTACTCAATGACTACGAGGGGGGACGTCAAGACTCCGAGCAGCCCCCAGCCCTCTACCGCCTTGATCCAGAGAGTGGCGTTGCAGCCGTGGTGGCCACCGACTTCGATGGACCCAACGGGCTGGCCTTCTCTCCCAATGAGCAGCTGCTCTATGTCGCGGAATCAGGAGCACCTGGTGCCAGCAAGCCACGCCGATACATCCGCCGCTTCGCCGTCAATGGCGATGGCCAAACACTGCGCGGCGGAGAGGTCTTTCACAAAATCAGCTCTGGCTGGGCTGATGGGTTCCGCGTCGATGAAGCGGGGAACCTCTGGTGCGGTGCAGCTGATGGAGTACACGTCATCGCCCCCGACGGAGCACTGATCGGCAAGGTACTGGTCCCCCAGCGGGTCTCCAACCTCTGCTTTGGCGATCGCTTCGGTAGTCGCCTCTTCATCTGCGCCTCAACGGCGATCTACAGCCTGTTCACGGGAACGCGCGGTGCCACCTGGCAACGCTGA
- a CDS encoding chloride channel protein → MVLRTRELIRNLLQLSLLGVLVGVACWPFNMLDRWQDQLLNLLPAFSGEEWTPAALALACSPLVVVPVLLLLQRGIWSRGAGSGIPQTMTSIEHPAQASALLGWAPSLQRLALWGIASLALLPIGREGPVVQVGASAAHFLRKRFPNWFYGLGQAELLAVAGGAGLAGGFDTPLLGVVFVVEEFISAFSSTLIWPAMVVSGMAASFSNLAGQPMFALGTVGVEPMELAQVLWALPVGLLGGLVGAAFARLLLAGTRRGVGLARRYPIRLGLGVGACLSVFLLVSGGTGGGDGELLMGRLLFGSSNGVELPHGLWTDLMTLLFRVIGPVLALSTGIPGGLIDPSFTFGAVMGQVIADLAGLPQLFLALGMVAGLSGATQLPVMSVLFGIRLAGDQQLLPGLLVACVLAAYVSRQFVTKPIYHALHALSGDATKTSP, encoded by the coding sequence GTGGTTCTGCGCACCCGCGAGTTGATCCGCAACCTGTTGCAGTTGTCCCTGTTGGGTGTGCTGGTGGGTGTGGCCTGCTGGCCGTTCAACATGCTCGACCGCTGGCAGGACCAGCTGCTCAACCTGCTGCCAGCCTTTAGCGGCGAGGAGTGGACGCCCGCGGCGTTGGCATTGGCCTGCTCACCGCTCGTGGTCGTGCCCGTGCTGCTGCTCTTGCAACGGGGGATTTGGTCGCGGGGAGCCGGCTCTGGCATTCCGCAAACCATGACCAGCATTGAGCATCCCGCTCAGGCGTCCGCCCTGCTCGGTTGGGCGCCCAGCCTGCAGCGCTTGGCGCTTTGGGGGATCGCCAGCTTGGCCTTGTTGCCGATTGGCCGGGAGGGACCGGTGGTGCAGGTTGGCGCCTCCGCGGCTCATTTTCTGCGTAAGCGTTTCCCCAATTGGTTCTATGGCTTGGGGCAGGCCGAGCTTTTAGCTGTGGCCGGTGGCGCTGGTTTGGCCGGTGGTTTCGATACGCCGCTCTTGGGGGTGGTGTTTGTCGTCGAGGAGTTCATCAGTGCGTTCTCCTCCACCTTGATCTGGCCGGCCATGGTCGTTAGTGGCATGGCCGCCTCCTTCAGCAACCTGGCCGGTCAGCCGATGTTTGCCCTGGGCACCGTCGGGGTGGAGCCGATGGAATTGGCCCAGGTGCTTTGGGCTCTTCCCGTCGGCCTGCTGGGTGGTCTGGTGGGAGCAGCCTTTGCCCGCTTGCTCTTGGCTGGTACGCGCCGCGGTGTGGGGTTGGCTCGCCGTTATCCGATTCGTCTGGGCCTTGGGGTCGGTGCCTGCCTCAGTGTCTTCCTGTTGGTGAGTGGCGGAACCGGCGGCGGAGACGGGGAGTTGCTGATGGGCCGCCTGCTGTTTGGTTCATCCAATGGCGTTGAGCTGCCCCACGGGTTGTGGACCGATCTGATGACACTCCTCTTCCGAGTGATTGGACCGGTTTTGGCCCTCTCCACAGGGATTCCCGGCGGATTGATTGACCCCTCATTCACCTTTGGTGCGGTGATGGGCCAGGTGATTGCAGATCTCGCCGGTTTGCCCCAGCTCTTTTTGGCCTTGGGCATGGTCGCTGGGCTTTCCGGTGCGACCCAGCTACCGGTGATGTCGGTCCTCTTTGGTATTCGCTTGGCGGGCGATCAGCAATTGCTGCCGGGTCTGCTGGTGGCTTGCGTCTTGGCGGCCTATGTGAGCCGTCAGTTCGTCACCAAGCCGATCTACCACGCGCTGCATGCTCTCTCCGGGGACGCTACGAAGACGTCTCCGTAA
- a CDS encoding cupin domain-containing protein: MQQPSIPYWHVWTDSQGMSHQSQGLVQGLEMNVISRGASPQWIGERTSGAMTQLFTVLPPGWEGDWHENPAPQWIVPLQGRWGVETMDGQKVEMGPGMVSFGADQHTKERNGQRGHRSWTVGDSPAVLLLIQLGPGVPLPPIPAQ; this comes from the coding sequence GTGCAGCAACCATCCATTCCCTACTGGCATGTCTGGACTGATTCGCAGGGCATGAGCCACCAAAGCCAAGGTCTCGTTCAAGGCCTTGAGATGAATGTGATCAGCAGGGGTGCAAGTCCCCAATGGATCGGCGAACGCACCAGCGGTGCGATGACACAGCTGTTCACAGTGCTTCCTCCTGGCTGGGAGGGGGATTGGCATGAAAATCCAGCACCGCAGTGGATCGTCCCCCTTCAAGGACGCTGGGGAGTCGAGACCATGGACGGTCAAAAGGTTGAGATGGGTCCTGGGATGGTCTCCTTCGGAGCAGATCAACACACCAAGGAGCGGAATGGCCAACGGGGCCACCGCTCCTGGACTGTTGGCGACTCTCCAGCGGTGCTGCTACTCATCCAGTTAGGGCCTGGCGTCCCCTTGCCGCCGATCCCAGCGCAGTAA
- a CDS encoding SDR family NAD(P)-dependent oxidoreductase, with amino-acid sequence MANANPRALETLSNFLQGKVIIVTGGNSGIGKSIVETVARLGAKVVIDYRSHPEATEELEAEIGELGGCSYGVQADVGKLEDLQRLIQAAVERYGRIDVMVNNAGIETRTSILDTTPEDFDKVLNVNLRGVFFATQYAAKQMIAQGSGGRVINISSVHEDWPMPNNTPYCVAKGGVRMLTRTAGVELASKGVTIVNVGPGAVATPINDSTMNNPELLAKLNAAIPMGRMAQPDEIAKVVAFLASDAASYITATSIFADGGIMQSSPGL; translated from the coding sequence ATGGCCAACGCAAACCCACGGGCACTTGAAACCCTTTCCAATTTCCTTCAAGGAAAGGTGATTATTGTGACGGGCGGAAATAGCGGAATTGGTAAATCGATTGTCGAAACGGTGGCCCGGCTTGGCGCCAAGGTCGTCATCGATTACCGCTCCCATCCTGAGGCTACGGAAGAGTTGGAGGCGGAAATTGGCGAGCTGGGTGGCTGTTCCTATGGGGTTCAAGCTGATGTGGGCAAGTTGGAGGATCTGCAGCGCTTGATCCAAGCGGCTGTGGAGCGCTATGGCCGCATCGATGTCATGGTCAACAACGCTGGGATCGAGACCCGTACATCGATCCTGGACACCACTCCAGAGGATTTCGACAAGGTCCTCAATGTCAATCTGCGTGGGGTGTTCTTCGCCACGCAGTACGCCGCCAAGCAGATGATTGCTCAGGGCAGCGGCGGGCGAGTGATCAACATCTCCTCGGTGCATGAGGACTGGCCGATGCCCAACAACACCCCCTATTGCGTGGCCAAGGGTGGTGTGCGGATGTTGACCCGAACCGCTGGCGTGGAGCTGGCCTCCAAAGGTGTCACGATCGTGAATGTGGGTCCGGGCGCTGTGGCGACGCCGATCAACGACTCGACGATGAACAACCCGGAGTTGCTCGCGAAGCTCAATGCCGCGATCCCGATGGGGCGGATGGCCCAGCCCGATGAAATTGCCAAGGTGGTGGCCTTCTTGGCGAGTGATGCCGCCAGTTACATCACGGCCACCAGCATTTTTGCCGATGGCGGAATCATGCAGAGCAGCCCTGGTCTGTAA